The Bacillus oleivorans genome has a window encoding:
- a CDS encoding ABC transporter permease, translated as MKFIALLQIEWLKMRKTNIWPLVLISPALAAAIAFGFGNPGSSTPWIESFYPMTIPHGVLFLPLLAGVFSAFVCRYEHLDGGWKLLFALPITRMKVVLSKFTIVMGLLFITQILIVVGLLVVGIIKGFLAPVPWEILLKSTMGGLVACIPLVILQMWFSFLWSSFAAPFTIAVVFTLPNMLIANSEDFGPYYPWVQPFLAMMPEGGGFIVSPVTLWSVIGVSSILFAGLGTIYIKRKVF; from the coding sequence ATGAAGTTTATAGCCTTACTTCAAATAGAATGGTTAAAAATGAGGAAAACCAATATTTGGCCATTAGTATTAATTAGCCCGGCGCTAGCGGCTGCTATTGCTTTTGGATTTGGAAATCCAGGGTCCTCAACCCCTTGGATAGAGTCGTTTTATCCAATGACCATTCCTCATGGAGTTCTCTTCCTGCCCTTGCTTGCAGGCGTATTTTCTGCCTTTGTTTGCCGGTACGAGCATTTAGATGGAGGGTGGAAGCTGCTATTTGCTTTACCGATAACGAGAATGAAAGTAGTCCTGTCTAAATTTACAATTGTGATGGGGTTGTTGTTCATTACTCAAATTCTAATCGTAGTTGGACTTTTAGTGGTTGGCATAATAAAGGGGTTTCTGGCTCCAGTCCCATGGGAGATTTTACTCAAAAGTACGATGGGCGGGCTCGTGGCTTGTATTCCGCTCGTGATATTACAAATGTGGTTCTCTTTCCTTTGGTCTAGCTTTGCTGCTCCATTTACAATCGCGGTTGTTTTTACATTACCGAATATGTTAATTGCTAATTCCGAGGACTTTGGACCCTATTATCCTTGGGTACAGCCTTTTTTGGCAATGATGCCTGAAGGGGGCGGCTTCATTGTTTCTCCTGTAACACTGTGGAGTGTGATTGGTGTTAGTTCCATACTTTTTGCTGGACTTGGAACCATCTATATAAAAAGAAAAGTTTTTTAG
- a CDS encoding general stress protein, whose product MIKVEVVENGVQAQRVINEMEGQGYVRDLIYLFALNEIRSENLTHWMSTGDMGLMELGFGETIENFFRPRDRELFSMLTTLGVDHQTALKLEEELERGRIVIVGVQR is encoded by the coding sequence GTGATCAAGGTTGAAGTTGTAGAAAATGGAGTGCAAGCTCAGCGGGTGATTAATGAAATGGAGGGTCAGGGATATGTTCGGGATCTAATCTATTTATTTGCTTTAAATGAAATCCGCTCCGAAAATTTAACCCATTGGATGTCAACCGGAGACATGGGCTTGATGGAATTGGGATTTGGCGAGACGATTGAAAACTTTTTCCGCCCGCGGGATCGCGAGTTATTTTCGATGCTGACTACATTAGGGGTCGACCATCAAACTGCACTTAAACTTGAAGAGGAGCTGGAGCGAGGAAGGATAGTGATTGTAGGTGTGCAAAGGTAA
- a CDS encoding uracil-DNA glycosylase, whose translation MSIPKLDNHWGILLKEEWEKPYFQKLMAYIKKEYETAIIYPKQDDLFRALQLTDYPDVKAVILGQDPYHGPDQAHGLSFSVKQGERIPPSLRNIYKELQADLGVDMPSHGCLEKWAEEGVLLLNTVLTVRKGNAHSHRGRGWETFTDQVISHLNNREKPVIFILWGNPAQSKLHLIDREKHVCLTAPHPSPLSAAKGFFGSRPFSKVNHILKQWKIKEIDWRVPYS comes from the coding sequence ATGTCGATACCGAAACTAGATAATCATTGGGGCATTCTTTTAAAAGAGGAATGGGAAAAACCATATTTTCAAAAGCTTATGGCTTATATAAAAAAAGAATACGAGACTGCTATAATTTATCCTAAACAGGATGATCTTTTTAGAGCCCTTCAGTTAACAGATTACCCTGATGTGAAAGCCGTGATTTTAGGACAAGACCCCTATCATGGACCAGATCAGGCACATGGATTAAGCTTTTCTGTCAAGCAAGGGGAAAGAATTCCCCCATCGTTACGTAATATTTATAAAGAGTTACAGGCTGATTTAGGAGTCGATATGCCGAGCCATGGCTGTCTGGAAAAGTGGGCAGAAGAGGGCGTGCTCCTTCTCAATACCGTATTAACGGTTCGGAAAGGAAACGCTCATTCGCACCGGGGCAGAGGATGGGAAACCTTTACGGATCAGGTGATTTCTCATTTAAACAATAGAGAAAAACCAGTGATTTTTATCTTGTGGGGCAACCCTGCTCAAAGTAAACTGCATTTAATTGACCGGGAAAAGCACGTATGCTTAACAGCTCCTCATCCAAGTCCGCTTTCCGCAGCCAAAGGGTTCTTTGGAAGCCGGCCCTTTTCAAAAGTCAATCATATACTAAAGCAATGGAAGATCAAAGAA